One window of Helicobacteraceae bacterium genomic DNA carries:
- the recO gene encoding recombination protein RecO, which translates to MRGYILNLKKHRDEDLIVSILCADRLFSLYRFYGARHSPLQLGYKIDFACENDPFFMPRLRSVSHLGFDWLFEISKIRYWQIFLHLLHRHLAGIETIDEFYFSLLDRAALKLSVQNPKRVLIETACALWEREGRLHRDLKCLICERRIDDPFVALLRCLAPAHGECARKEGFRREAVIRLFETNETILFDDKEVDLLWRIVEEGL; encoded by the coding sequence ATGCGCGGATATATTTTGAACCTCAAGAAACACCGCGACGAAGACCTGATCGTCTCTATTCTATGCGCCGATCGCCTCTTTTCGCTCTATCGCTTTTACGGCGCGAGACATAGCCCTTTGCAGCTTGGATATAAGATCGACTTCGCGTGCGAAAACGATCCGTTCTTTATGCCGCGCCTAAGAAGCGTTTCGCACCTTGGATTTGATTGGCTTTTCGAGATAAGCAAAATCCGCTACTGGCAGATATTCCTTCATCTGCTCCATCGTCATCTAGCGGGCATAGAGACTATCGACGAGTTTTATTTTTCGCTGCTTGATCGCGCCGCTTTGAAACTGAGCGTTCAAAATCCCAAGCGGGTTTTGATAGAGACCGCGTGCGCGTTGTGGGAGCGCGAGGGGCGGCTTCATCGCGATCTAAAATGCCTGATATGCGAGCGACGCATCGACGATCCGTTTGTCGCGCTACTTCGCTGTTTAGCGCCCGCGCACGGCGAATGCGCCCGTAAAGAGGGCTTTAGGCGCGAAGCGGTTATCAGGCTGTTTGAAACCAACGAGACGATTTTATTCGACGACAAAGAGGTCGATCTGCTGTGGCGGATCGTCGAGGAGGGGCTATAA